In a genomic window of Flavobacterium sp. KACC 22761:
- a CDS encoding PaaI family thioesterase, with amino-acid sequence MNYTKEQILARCNEFSKNTLMETLKIEYIDAGEDFLTAKMPVNPSVHQPMGLLHGGASVALAESVGSAASFFFINPKEQEVRGIEISANHLKSIREGYVFGTARIIHKGRSLHLWEIKITDEEGNLVSLCKLTNMVLDRKKSE; translated from the coding sequence ATGAATTATACAAAAGAGCAGATTTTGGCGCGCTGTAATGAGTTTTCTAAAAACACATTAATGGAAACGCTCAAAATTGAATATATCGACGCCGGAGAAGATTTTTTAACTGCAAAAATGCCTGTAAATCCAAGTGTTCACCAGCCAATGGGATTATTGCATGGTGGTGCTTCAGTAGCTTTGGCAGAAAGTGTTGGAAGTGCAGCTTCTTTCTTTTTTATCAATCCGAAAGAACAGGAGGTAAGAGGCATTGAAATCTCGGCAAATCATCTAAAAAGTATTCGCGAAGGTTATGTTTTCGGAACAGCCAGAATTATTCACAAAGGAAGAAGTCTTCATCTTTGGGAAATTAAAATTACTGACGAAGAAGGAAATTTGGTTTCGCTTTGCAAACTGACGAATATGGTTTTGGATAGAAAGAAAAGTGAATAA